aatttttttttggggggtataacaataattatccctattaagtattagtattatttttttttcgaaTTGTTGTACAGTCGTTGACAAAGTTTATTTGGGGAGAgcatattaatattaaaaatttattacttAAATTAAATGTACGTATAATTCTGTAGTGGTACGTTGTGGAGTAAATATTAAATAGGGTCGTTGGAGAAGTTAAGGTTTGGGACCTACAATTAAGGCCTCCCACTACACCAAATCAAACTCTTCATTTAATAAATTGATTATTTATTAAGATAATTGAGTGAAAGGACATGACTCAATTTcattacaatttattttttctcttttagatTCACCCTTAAATTTTTTTACTATATGGTAAAACACGTTTTTTTTTATGTGTGATCTTCCAAAAATCTAAAGTGATCACACAAAAAAGAGAGACAAGGTTTcatatctattatatatatataaaaaataattttaatcatgcataaataatataattttcagaCGAAAGAGATTTGAATGAACCCCTTAGCTTTACGTGGTTCCGCCTTGCCCACAAGTAAATATTCATTCTCAGTGTCCACAACTAGTAATTTTCACCACCAAAGACAGCAAAAgtcaattgaaaaaaataaattatttcaattttgatcttacttagaaaaaaaaaagtcatcTTCATTCacagacctcaaattcaaaatttttgttAAAGAGGAAGGGAGGAGGTACATGGTACTTATTAGCCCCACCATAACCAAGTGTGGAACCACCATATAAATTATATTCAACAAAACTCAATAACTTTGATTCAAACCTTATAATTATATTAAGAAATTTAGttacaccttgtttggatggtttttacatgttgtattgtattatattatactaatttatattatattgtattgttagtttaaatacaatatttattttgattaatacttatatattattatatcgTATCATTTGAAATCACCGTTAGATAAcgaccaaaaatattattttacgtAACGATCGATTTGGTGTGATCGCGTCAttaccttaatattttttttctcattttgtatttatttattatttaataattttattttacatttatCTTACCTTTTGATAATAGCTCTATCATGTAACGTACCTTTCTTGTaggtttatcattcaaatttttGATGTGTAACATTATATAACAACGAATAATACAATAGATATAAAACAATActtaacaaccatccaaacaagagtggtaatatgtataaaaataaatccaaaaccccaaaacaaacaaaattatgttttagaactcataaactaaaaattaaatcagACTCCCCCAACAACCTTTGGTGGTATTATAAGAATTTATGcgcatttttcttttttcatgagTCAATTTCTTATTCCAAACAAGGGTCCACACTAATTTTATCATTGACTTTTTCTTTATGTGTTTTCCTTTTCTAAAATTTGCCTAAAAAATATAAACGTGATTAACAAGTTATTTAGGGTAAGAGTGGTATTATATATAAGTTGTTTAATTGTCATTTCCAAAATAAAGTTTACAATGACTTGACTCTTATCGTGTTGATTAATTAGACAAAAAAAATGCACTCACCCATGTGTGGTTGGGCCCATACATCTCAACGTCAAAATGTAGTATCTTGGTCAGTTTTCTCGAAATAgttcatttttgttttttatttaatttgaaataatataaaggattttagaaaatatgttTCTAGAAATTTTGCACTTTAATTTTCTGGTGAAATAGTGTAATTGGATTGGATCTACTTTAGAACCACAAAATTAAGCTTACAACTTGCTATTTCATTTAATATTCGTAAATTCTCGCATTTATTTTTacccaaaaataaaaacattttataacaatatcataCTCAATATACACAAACGTTATCCTACCTATATAAGATAAAGAAGCTTTTTCTTTGAGCCGATAGATTCCTGgctcaaagaaaaaaaaagggtttTCTAATGCAAAATCTCCAAGGCAAAAGGTTTTTGCATTTCTGCCTACATTGTCTCTTcctccaatttttttatttgtcattttagaTTTTGAAATACTCACAACgcatattatttaataatattaattataaagAGTCtttaccaatttttttttaattataaagaGTATGTTGACTAATTTATGCTTCATCTTCTTGAAGACTAATTAATAACTATTTTGAAATGGTATAAGGGTGAGTTTGCAAGGAAAAAGCTAATATATTCTTAATTTCTTAGACCGCCGAGTAAGATCAAAGGAACTAAATTAAGAGTGTGATCTAGTGGTTAATGAAGTGAAATGAAAATCACTTTATTAtacttatttcttaaaaaaatgtgcaaaatctaaaataaataagtaaaaatgaacggatgaaatattttatttgtactCGTTAATAGAACATACACTGTAGTTTAGTTAAATATTTGTACTCGTTaagtttatttaaatatttgtaCTCGTTAAGAAAGTCAGGCATGATAAGCAATAACATTAATTATAGTATTAGAAGTAGTAGGGTTATGAACAAGAGTAGTAGctgaataaaaaataagttattcatgtattaatttttgtataatttatataaaattaatatgatatTTGGTCGATAATTTAGGAATCTGCATGTATAACTAATgcatgtataagttatgaatgaatttatgtattattttatacagaataaaagagaaaataactaatatatgtataattacCACATGTATAAAATAATAGCTAAATTTACTCATAACCGGCCATACAAATGCATGGAACTCACCATACTGAAGTTGCCAAGTGGATCAGACCCTCTTAGTTTATGTGACATCGTTTGAATTAatatcaaatttttttaaaaataattatttatgtgattataaattattttattgagaataaaaaaaaattaaaattaaattattttcaattataaaaaaataacatcatttttgaaagatttaaaaaaatatgtccCATAAAATATAAACATTTTTGTTTTTCATCCTCTGAATTTCTTTTGTTAGATGCCTTTCTAAGTTGGTCAATGTCTCTTTAGAAAAAAGTTCCTACCTCTTTTTCCCCTCCCTTTCCTTCTTACTggttttctctttgtttgtttcTCTCTAACATTTGATACTGATCACATTCACATGTTAAATAAAAAAGTATCTTAAATTTACATAATTATTTGGTAATTTGAATTCAATGGTGAAAATATGACCAACTCTAAGTAATAAAAAGACAATCGTAACTTCAAGGGCAAATTTGACAATAGAGAAATGGAAAACAGCGTTACCTCACTAgctataataattaataatgtaCTCACTCCGTTTTAATTGTTATAACGTAGTAtaatttgacataaaatttaataaataaagatttTTAGAGTTAGTGGTTTTAAACGTAcattaaatcataatatttgaataattaTAAAACTTCTCATTtgacaataaaataaaagttcaaaaatcaacttatttttacaatatattaattaaaaatatgtcacATCGGAGGCGAATAGTAGGAAATTAGCAAaattaaactatatatatattggaaatGGGGACACGTTTCTACCCTTTATAGGATAAATTGTATTATCTCTCTTTTCtatttcttgaattcttatCTGGGGAGGAAGGTAAATTTAATTGTTGTTGATCatgaatgttatatatatatatttcgacTCAGAGCAACTTTGCCACGTATTGAGATTCCTAGTGTTATGACTTTTATATATAGACTACCTTATTCTTCTTTATAGCCTAGTACTAGTAGTTGCTTGCCACTATGAAAAAGAGGAGGCACGTACGCTGGGAAAATTACATGTGCTTTGCCAAATGCATTATTTAATTGGGAAAATATATAACTTATATGTATGATatagataaaatatatatttttatacaaaatcgttttttttattttttatttttttatatttgactATCTGTAACTtgctcctcttttttttttttccggtGATCATACTTCATAGGTGTGCAGTTTgccattgttttttttttattggttgttgttttttaatttttcttggcCGGTTACCAAAATGCAACCTAATTGATTTGACGTGGGTACCAAAAATAGGATATTAGGAATCACAGAATTTAATGACATGAATGTACCAAGTTTTTATAGCATACTATTTGAATACTAAATATTCACCGTAATTTTATTATAAGACAACATAGGATTAGGTGCATAGTGGATAGAAAGTGTATTGGATTCTGTTGTGTAGGCTTCATATGATGTAGCTTTGTCACTTGTCAGGGATAAGTTTTGTTGAACCAGAATTTTGTTAGCTAAGaaatctttttcatttttatgtAAAGTTAATTCATATTATGTAATATAAAAAAGAGATCAGATGATGAATCCAACTCGATACTCGGTGAATAataaattcattttattttattctctatttaaatataaaaattttatttaccAGAGAATTCAAACTCATGACCTAATGAATAATGAACCCGTCTTTTTGTTATTCTCTATTTACATATTAGAGTTTTGTTTACCGCTGAGTTCAAACTCATGACGTGTGCCAAATTCACACATCATGTCCTGCATTGTTATTATTAGAGCAAGCCTTGCAGCTtctgtttttcctttttaatcagCTGGGAATAATTTTTCCTAGACAAACTTTTTCCTTTATTCCCTCTTTTCTTTCCCTTCCTATTCAACTTTATTCCCAGCAAAAAAATTGATCCAGTCAATTACATTAGGAAACTTCCATaaacattcataattcaatgGCAAACAAAGAACAATATGGGGATATAGAATTAGCAGATAAAATGTTTCCAGATTAGTTTCAGCTGGTTTAATGCTTCTAGGTACTGAAAATTTGGTTTGAGTTAGGTCTCTCTAACCTGTTCCGGACTTCAccattacaacaacaataacatactcaGTGTAATCCCAGAGTTTGAGGAAGGTAGGATGTACGTAGATCTTACCTCTACCTTGAGAGGTACAAAAATTGTTTCTGGATTGCAGTATTAGCCCTCAACCCTCAACTTCAACACTGCAACTCTTTCAGTGGGGGCAGAACTAGATCTTTTCACTAGGCTTCATATACTTTACCATGGGAAGATAttgcaatattttttttcttatatatatatatgacggTGGTGTTTGAGCCAACTCACATGTTTCTTTGACTATTCCCTAGATACATGCTATCTCCTACCAGCACAAGTACTGAATGAAATGTTTCAACTGCACTGGAATGTTAAATTTGAGACAACTTCAAGACATAGTTGTCATTTCATAGAAACTAAGATCCGCAAGGCACCTCAGGGTGTGGCTTTGTAGTCAATGAAGTAGACTGGTAATCATAAAATTTCAGGTTCAAATCCCGCAGAGACAAAAACACTAGTTGCTTTTTGTTTTTCATCTATCGAAATTTTGGTAGACAAAGTTATGCTAATAAGGGAGGTACCAGGTACCCCATGGAATTAATTGAGGTGCACCCAAGCTAGCTCGAATaccacaatttatttttaaaaaaatcagcaAGGATCCTTCTAAAAGATCATTACACATCAATTGTTGTCAATAGCAACCCCTTCCATGAAAACACCAAGGAATCAGTACTATTTATACATAGCAACTAGCTATTGCACATCTGAAGGAAACAGGGAAACCAGTATTGCTAAATAATGACATGAGAAGAGATAATTTAACAAGAGCTAGATCATTTCTTGGGGTTGATACTTTGTACAACTGCCTCGATTTCTTCCTTAACTCGTTCAAATACATTTGGGCTCTTAACTTCATCAACTGGAGTGCTTTCATCAATGTCATCACTAGTTCCATGAGTTTCCTTGTGATGGTGAGGCTTTTTATCGTGGTGAATCATAGCCTCGATCTCTTCCTTTGCGCGCTCAATCAAATTTGGTGCTTTTACATCTTTCACATCTAATACAACAAGATCAAAATGGAAATGGGGAACATAAGACATCTAACGTCCTAAGTTTGTACAACAACAGGCTAGGCCAGATTAGCATCATAAATAAATCATTTCCCAGCAAACAAGAGAGGATACAAAAACAAACTGAAAAGAAAAGGGCAGACCAATATCATAATAAAGAAAGACAAATGAAATTCGACCTAACTCAACTACAAAATCTAGCTCGTGAAGATTGCTCAAAACCATATAACTAGACCAAAGGATCACATCCCCACCAATTTGGGATATCCAACACCCCCATACACCCAGTCCGGTGACTAAAATGTGGACAATAAACAACAGGGGCCCAACATTGATTAAATCAAGAATTGGGATGAGTCCTACCCTGATAAAGAAACGGTGCTTGGGTCTGTCTCAATCCCAAAAAAAGCTTCAAAGGCAAGGATTGCCACCATATATCGAGACCAAATGACCACATTCCGATCAATGTGGAATATCCAACACCCCCGCACGCCCAGGCCCCACAACTGGAATGTAGACAGATTACATCGAGAATTGGTATGAGCCTTAACCTTATGCTAATAAAGAATAAACCTTTTGAGTCTAACTCAATCCAAAAGCAAGTTTCAAGGCAAAGGATTATCCAATACCATATAAGATAACCAAAGAACCACAACATTTGGGACACGTGGTATATCCAACGCACATACCAATTTCAGTATCAATTAATAAAAaagattgaattttgaaaacATGCTCAAATTGGAACAATCTTAACAGagcaaaaaaatgaaattctgTACAGTTATTTTATGAATACATAGGAAATAGGACGTGGGTAAGTTAGAAAGACCCCCAAAAcgtacattttttttttgttctaatTAAAATCTGTCAGCATcttaatttgaaatatttttttctctcaagaAATCCCTTTCGATTGCAACACCAAGAGAATAGGAAATGTTACCTGCAGTAGATGTTGGAGCTGCATTGCCTCTAGATTCTGCCATGGCAGGTTCTGATACCGTTTTGCAGGAGAGGAGAGAAGCCGATGAACGTCAGGTCCGGGagatgtgatttttttttttgtttcaaccGAATATACTACTGTAAAATACAAACGAAAACGTGGGCCTCGGGCGAATTGGATTTCCAAAGGGCCCAATAGAGAGAATGACtcaagttttagccaatttttgTGTGCAAGAGTTTGTTTTGTGATATTGATCTCTACAACCTCAAAAAAAATGACTCTAGTTTGGCCTTATCAAGACTATAATGTTAGTAAAAAATGTCTGAAGTTAGCCTTGGCAAGGCAGATAAAACTTCAGTTAAAAAAAGTCTTGAGGTCTGAAGTTAGCTTAAGCAAGTCATATTAAACTGCATGCAACAGTGTTCGATGTTCGGTCTTTACAAGATCACATTTTCAGATAAAAATGTTTGAAAGCGGatacaaattttcaactttaatcGTACATAGCTTAAATTTTGCCAAAATAGGTAAACTTGTCCCccccaaaataataattaaatagtaAATACGAATTAAATGATGATCCCAAAATAGATATTTGTACACTTCCCCTTGAATTTATGTTCACTTtacttctttattattttcgtctttttttttgtttctcatttATAGCGGGTATCCGCATTGTAGCCTGACTAATCCGAATTTGCACCGTGTAAGGttgaattcttttttttttttttgtttctcatcTGTAGCAGGTACCCACATTGTAGCCCGACTAATCCGAATTTGCACCGTGTAAGGTCGAATTCGAGGGAAACGCTCTTTACCAAATTTTTTGTTTCTCATCTGTAGCAGGTACCCGCATTGTAGCCCGATTAATCCGAATTTGCACGTGTAAGGTCGAATTCGATTCTGTATTATTCACTAGGCACCCTATTTAATTTATAGCCATTTCAAAAAGTTAACAACCACCCAAAATACAAGGAAATTCAAACAAAGTTATTCTTCTCTGCTTTCCTCCCCCTTTCTTCGTTTTCTTCTTAATTGTTATACTACAATAGTCTTTGAATTCATGACAAATAAAGTATTATGTTTTGAAGAAGTGAATCTTGTCATGACATCAATTTCGGTTTAAAAAAATGCCTTCTGGATCTTGACAAGCCAGACTAAATTTCAAATAAACATATTTAGTGTTTGACCTCAACAAGTCTACTTAAGCAAAAAATGTCTTGCGTTAACATTGACAAATCATTATATTTCTGATGTGCAATCGATATATGTCTCAAGTTGTATCTTGTCAAGGTTATAATTTTAGCAAAAAATGTCCAGAGTCTGATCTTGCCAAGGCCTCAACTTCAATGAAAAGTGTCTGAAATTTGACCTTGCCAAGATCACAACTTCAATAAATAGGTTTTGCTCACACGTCAATCTCAAGGACCCTTGGGTACAGTGAAAAAGAATTCCTTATTACAGATCAAAACATATCTTTAAGGGAAATAAAACCAGCtaagaaaaatatgaagaattgggGACAAAGCTGGGAAGTAGGGGCCTAAGTACAAAACTCCAGTTTGAGTCTCACCAAAGCATCACCTCCTCACCCCATTGATTTCAATAGTCGCAACTTCACCTATTTAGCTGTCCGTGAAATGCCCTGAACCAGCCTTCTAGTCTTGATCCGTACACCTTGTGAACCATGCAACAAAAATGTTGTTATGCTGTTATTCTTGATCGACCCTTTGCAATACGTCGAGCAATGACTCTACGCCCACCCTTTGTTGCTTTGCTGCTCAATGATTAAAATATGTGCTCGTCAGAACTCAACAAATAACATGAGCAATCCAGACAAAAGACTACTATAAAAGCAAGTGAAACGAGAAAAATCAAACTAGCTGGACAAATAAATGACTAAGCTGATCAGGTAACCTAGGACGCAAATGAAAACCTAATTTTCATTGCCAGAATGAGAGCACACCAGAATCCGGGGCTACGTATTAAGCCTAGCAGTACATGGGATATTCTTGACTCCCGTCTCCTCTTTCATGTACACTTACCACTAGCTGGAATTGTTCTAAAATAACTTAAATATGACACTGGGgaatgtattatatgttgtaATCCTACAGTTTCCAGCAATAGGAAGGGAAACAAAAGTGGACTAGTGCATATTATTTCAACAACTCCAAGACCCAAAAAgctaaaatagaataaaataggTGCCAGATGGTGCATAATTCTACTCTTATGAGAATGTGGCCCATTTGTCCAGCGGCTAAAAGAGCGAGGGAGAGATGCGTACCGAGCAAAGAAACCATGTGTCCTTTTGCGCCTCATGTTGCTGGGTTGGTAGGTTCTCTTAGGAAACAAAAGCATCCCACTCGACGAAGA
This Solanum dulcamara chromosome 8, daSolDulc1.2, whole genome shotgun sequence DNA region includes the following protein-coding sequences:
- the LOC129899616 gene encoding uncharacterized protein LOC129899616 → MAESRGNAAPTSTADVKDVKAPNLIERAKEEIEAMIHHDKKPHHHKETHGTSDDIDESTPVDEVKSPNVFERVKEEIEAVVQSINPKK